The Acidianus infernus genome window below encodes:
- a CDS encoding zinc ribbon domain-containing protein: MSYPYGNPYYPQGGYPPQGYPQGNPYYQQNFNSFIMCAQPIGLGGKQMMIPINHPIDLQYVAQQAVMYLMGQGFQAYPMVGQNMAVIQAQHTSLLGDLTAGNKAYTIRICQGQGFVMVETGITNLMQDLLTVAATAGGTYLLGDDVLHSKLVELLGGGASALDLYHLYQDYANEEQLMNTIMMLISTAPPPPAVGQPGYPQPYGQPQGYPQQYTPQQYGQQYYPPQQAVPQNAVQPTTQQNSVQPTPQRAVQQSTKIVKCWKCGEEIPEGSKFCPFCGAPQTPLKCPKCGTINSPGAKFCSNCGAPLQVEKQSS; encoded by the coding sequence ATGAGTTATCCTTACGGAAATCCATACTATCCTCAAGGAGGGTATCCTCCTCAAGGTTATCCGCAAGGAAATCCATACTATCAACAAAATTTCAATTCTTTCATTATGTGTGCCCAGCCTATAGGCTTAGGAGGAAAACAAATGATGATACCAATAAATCATCCGATAGATTTACAATATGTAGCACAACAAGCAGTAATGTACTTAATGGGCCAGGGATTTCAAGCTTATCCGATGGTCGGACAAAACATGGCAGTAATACAAGCACAACATACGAGCTTGCTGGGAGATTTAACTGCAGGTAATAAGGCTTATACTATAAGAATATGTCAAGGTCAAGGTTTCGTAATGGTAGAGACAGGGATAACTAACCTAATGCAAGATTTATTAACAGTAGCAGCTACTGCAGGCGGAACTTACTTGTTAGGAGATGATGTACTTCATAGTAAGCTGGTAGAACTATTAGGAGGGGGAGCATCTGCTCTCGATTTATATCACTTATACCAAGACTATGCTAATGAAGAACAATTAATGAATACTATAATGATGTTAATATCTACCGCACCTCCACCCCCTGCAGTAGGTCAGCCTGGCTATCCACAGCCTTACGGTCAGCCACAAGGCTATCCGCAACAATATACTCCCCAACAGTATGGTCAGCAGTATTATCCTCCTCAGCAAGCAGTTCCTCAGAACGCTGTGCAACCTACTACTCAGCAGAACAGTGTACAGCCCACTCCTCAGCGTGCGGTTCAACAGTCAACAAAAATAGTCAAATGCTGGAAGTGCGGGGAAGAAATTCCTGAAGGTTCAAAATTCTGTCCGTTCTGTGGTGCTCCGCAGACTCCTCTAAAATGTCCTAAATGCGGTACAATAAATTCTCCTGGTGCTAAATTCTGTTCTAACTGCGGTGCTCCTTTACAAGTTGAAAAACAATCATCTTAA
- a CDS encoding DMT family transporter: MVKLYYIIPYVLINSLIYTFVKDGLYYASPMFFMALRFLIGGIILLPFTKQLTLNRDIFLLSIFTTLSTTFWAYGLLYVQPSESAVLSYTMPLIAIPLSALILREKTTKTEVIGILIGFSGVIIYSLNLGIYFSLIGIVLTLINAFFWALFTVYFRKLRGLNAISINAVQLLLGSLIFFTLSPIQFYFRYSINFLVDLLYVSVLGGGISFYLWNSMLKTERVSKVTVLSFSVPAVSTAVDELRGVNVNIGMIEGIGVMFLGILISRLEKKINKSNIVSGRFHV, from the coding sequence GTGGTAAAGTTATATTATATTATACCTTATGTGTTAATTAATTCACTTATTTATACATTTGTTAAGGATGGGTTATATTATGCGTCTCCCATGTTCTTTATGGCTTTAAGATTCCTAATAGGTGGAATAATATTATTACCATTTACTAAACAATTGACATTAAATAGGGATATTTTTCTTCTCTCAATTTTTACTACTTTAAGCACAACTTTTTGGGCTTACGGATTACTTTACGTTCAACCCTCTGAATCTGCAGTATTAAGTTACACAATGCCATTAATTGCCATCCCTTTATCAGCGTTAATACTTAGAGAAAAGACTACTAAGACTGAGGTAATAGGTATTTTGATAGGTTTCAGCGGTGTTATAATTTATTCCCTAAATCTAGGAATTTACTTTTCATTAATAGGTATAGTATTAACGCTAATAAATGCTTTCTTTTGGGCATTATTTACAGTCTATTTTAGAAAACTGAGAGGCCTTAATGCTATTTCAATTAATGCCGTACAACTACTATTGGGTTCTTTGATCTTTTTTACGCTATCTCCTATTCAATTTTACTTTAGATATTCGATAAATTTCCTAGTAGATCTATTATATGTTTCAGTACTTGGAGGAGGAATTTCCTTTTACTTATGGAACTCAATGCTAAAAACTGAGAGAGTATCAAAGGTGACTGTCCTCAGTTTTTCAGTGCCTGCGGTAAGTACTGCAGTTGATGAGCTTAGGGGAGTTAATGTAAACATTGGCATGATTGAAGGGATAGGCGTGATGTTTCTTGGAATTTTAATATCTAGGTTAGAGAAGAAGATTAACAAATCTAATATAGTAAGTGGAAGATTTCATGTATAG
- the sor gene encoding sulfur oxygenase/reductase yields the protein MPKPYVAINMAELKNEPKTFEMFASVGPKVCMVTARHPGFVGFQNHIQIGVLPFGNRYGGAKMDMTKESSSVRVLQYTFWKDWKDHEEMHRQNWSYLFRLCYSCASQMIWGPWEPIYEIIYANMPINTEMTDFTAVVGKKFAEGKPLDIPVISQPYGKRVVAFAEHSVIPGKEKQFEDAIVRTLEMLKKAPGFLGAMVLKEIGVSGIGSMQFGAKGFHQVLENPGSLEPDPNNVMYSVPEAKNTPQQYIVHVEWANTDALMFGMGRVLLYPELRQVHDEVLDTLVYGPYIRILNPVMEGTFWREYLNEQ from the coding sequence ATGCCAAAACCATACGTTGCTATAAACATGGCAGAATTAAAGAATGAACCTAAAACGTTTGAAATGTTTGCCTCAGTAGGACCGAAGGTCTGCATGGTAACAGCAAGGCATCCGGGATTTGTTGGCTTTCAAAACCATATACAAATAGGAGTTTTGCCATTTGGAAACAGATATGGTGGAGCTAAAATGGACATGACTAAGGAAAGTAGCAGTGTTAGAGTTTTACAATATACTTTCTGGAAAGATTGGAAAGACCATGAAGAAATGCACAGGCAAAACTGGAGTTACTTATTCAGACTATGCTATTCATGCGCTTCGCAAATGATATGGGGACCCTGGGAACCAATTTATGAAATAATCTACGCAAACATGCCTATAAACACCGAAATGACTGACTTCACTGCAGTTGTAGGAAAGAAGTTTGCAGAAGGAAAGCCTTTAGACATTCCAGTTATTTCACAACCATATGGAAAGAGAGTTGTTGCCTTTGCAGAACACTCAGTAATTCCTGGCAAAGAGAAGCAATTTGAAGACGCAATAGTTAGGACTTTAGAAATGTTAAAGAAGGCTCCTGGCTTCCTTGGCGCGATGGTATTAAAGGAGATAGGAGTTTCTGGAATAGGAAGCATGCAATTTGGCGCCAAAGGATTCCATCAAGTCTTAGAGAACCCTGGATCACTTGAGCCAGATCCAAATAATGTAATGTACTCAGTCCCAGAAGCAAAGAATACCCCACAACAATACATAGTACATGTAGAATGGGCTAACACTGATGCTTTAATGTTTGGAATGGGTAGAGTATTACTATATCCTGAGCTAAGACAAGTACATGATGAAGTTTTAGACACTCTAGTATATGGTCCTTATATTAGAATATTAAATCCAGTGATGGAAGGAACATTCTGGAGAGAATACTTAAACGAACAATAA
- a CDS encoding sugar nucleotide-binding protein, with translation MIGITDEGELARALTNTIDDEFIFIDSPKKVYETKPEIVIHTLEDNSNNASMWNLNTWFAINIAKAANKIGSLNVYFSTFMIYDGKRGYYSETSTPSPLNYYGMTKLVGETAIASLGNYLILRLGAVYSPSYRGILFHIIKALIKKGIAKCNTNLYLSPISVKDVAYAVKYLLKKDARGVINLAGKRFSEYDICRKFSDDYGGLIIPVEGKYFDFSLDNWLLRSFGLKIDGI, from the coding sequence ATGATTGGAATAACAGATGAAGGAGAATTAGCTAGAGCGTTAACTAATACAATTGACGATGAATTCATATTTATAGACTCTCCAAAGAAAGTTTATGAAACTAAGCCTGAAATAGTTATACATACTCTGGAGGATAATTCAAATAATGCTTCAATGTGGAATTTAAATACGTGGTTCGCAATAAATATAGCCAAAGCTGCGAATAAAATAGGCTCTTTAAACGTTTACTTCTCAACGTTCATGATATATGATGGAAAAAGGGGATATTATTCAGAAACTTCAACGCCAAGTCCTTTAAATTATTATGGAATGACTAAGTTAGTAGGAGAAACTGCCATAGCTTCACTCGGCAACTATCTCATTTTAAGACTTGGTGCAGTTTATTCTCCATCTTATAGGGGCATTTTATTTCATATCATTAAAGCATTAATAAAGAAGGGAATAGCCAAATGCAATACTAACCTTTATTTATCACCAATTTCAGTAAAGGACGTAGCTTACGCTGTAAAATACCTTTTAAAGAAGGACGCAAGGGGAGTCATAAACTTAGCAGGAAAAAGGTTTTCTGAGTACGATATTTGCAGAAAGTTTTCAGACGATTACGGCGGATTAATTATACCAGTAGAAGGAAAATATTTCGATTTTTCCTTAGATAATTGGCTATTGAGAAGTTTCGGCTTAAAAATAGATGGAATTTAA
- a CDS encoding uracil-DNA glycosylase: MFDEEIISCYKCPRLRQYSEMIGKIKVKRFRDWEYWGKPLPGYGDENASLLIVGLAPAAHGGNRTGRVFTGDESGKWVIKALYELGLSNLEFSLRREDNLILRGVYLTNAVKCAPPKNKPLREEILNCNYFLRKEIMSLRNLKVILALGKIAFDSVCMVFNEKCKFSHGVIYDIEGKKIVGSYHPSAQNTKTGRLTWESFMQVVRKAYELSKAS, encoded by the coding sequence ATGTTTGACGAGGAGATCATATCTTGCTATAAATGTCCTAGACTTAGGCAATATTCTGAAATGATAGGTAAAATAAAGGTGAAAAGATTTAGAGACTGGGAATATTGGGGAAAACCTCTACCAGGATACGGCGATGAAAATGCAAGCTTACTTATTGTAGGATTAGCCCCTGCAGCACATGGCGGAAATAGAACTGGCAGAGTATTTACTGGCGATGAATCCGGTAAATGGGTAATTAAGGCCCTTTATGAACTAGGATTATCAAATCTAGAGTTCTCCTTAAGGAGAGAAGATAACTTGATCCTTAGAGGAGTTTATTTAACTAATGCAGTAAAATGTGCTCCTCCTAAGAATAAGCCTTTAAGGGAAGAGATTCTAAACTGTAATTATTTCCTAAGAAAGGAGATAATGTCCTTAAGAAATCTTAAAGTGATATTAGCTCTAGGTAAAATAGCTTTTGATTCAGTTTGCATGGTTTTTAATGAAAAATGTAAATTTTCTCACGGCGTAATTTATGACATTGAAGGAAAGAAAATCGTTGGAAGTTACCATCCTAGCGCGCAGAATACCAAGACTGGAAGACTTACCTGGGAGTCTTTCATGCAAGTTGTGAGGAAAGCTTACGAATTATCTAAGGCATCATAG
- a CDS encoding alpha/beta hydrolase family protein: MTPEEAYSIKLISDVKLNNEGDLLHVETWIEKYEYRSAILLNKRKIIEGKVSLPRFNGEYLYYVKEIKGHKNKKEVCLFRKSPYGEEEKLLCLGKISDYAFHNKGILILGEDKVDKSAPFEATKLKYRFDSRGLLRTRQALYLFSTKLEKIISGDFDVTGVATNGKRVVISATKENDDIGLSDVYEIDLSNGEMRRITQGEGIVNAVAMNEKGQIAYLGHRKGRAPWAVEEIILPEEDKSFLCGNTCGGDVLTDLFDGAKTRIYFVNDVIYSLGQVKGEVQIYKISDKAEQITEGKIVVRGFDVNTKEDIAYFYTTPTKPSILHYKEDYDPNPGVEGIEPQEINDEIQGWAIITNPDNPTILFIHGGPHAAYGYGYFIEFQFFASNGFNIVYCNPRGSQGYGEDFAKACVGDWGGKDMQDIINFTKKVIEKYNLKGKLGVTGGSYGGYMTNWIVTQTDMFSAAIAERSISNLVSMCGTSDIGFWFNAIEAGIDDPWKQENIEKLMRMSPIYYVKNVKTPTMLIHGEEDYRCPIEQAEQFFMALKMNGVPTVLERYPGDSHEHARRGKPKNMIDRLYKKIWWFTKYLK, from the coding sequence ATGACACCAGAGGAAGCCTATTCAATAAAACTCATATCTGATGTAAAATTAAATAATGAAGGAGATTTACTTCATGTAGAAACTTGGATAGAAAAGTATGAGTATAGATCGGCAATTTTACTAAATAAAAGAAAAATAATTGAAGGAAAAGTAAGCTTACCTAGATTTAATGGCGAATATTTATATTATGTTAAAGAAATTAAAGGACATAAGAACAAAAAAGAAGTTTGTTTATTCAGGAAATCTCCTTATGGAGAAGAAGAAAAACTTCTTTGCTTAGGTAAAATCTCAGATTATGCATTCCATAATAAAGGAATACTTATCCTAGGAGAGGATAAAGTAGACAAGAGCGCACCATTTGAGGCCACGAAACTTAAGTACAGATTTGACAGTAGAGGGCTTTTAAGGACTAGGCAAGCTCTTTACTTGTTTTCGACAAAATTAGAGAAAATAATTAGTGGGGACTTTGACGTTACTGGAGTAGCTACGAACGGTAAAAGAGTTGTAATTTCTGCAACAAAGGAGAATGATGATATAGGTCTTTCAGACGTTTACGAAATCGATTTATCTAATGGGGAAATGAGGAGAATAACTCAAGGAGAAGGAATAGTAAACGCCGTGGCTATGAACGAAAAAGGTCAAATAGCTTACTTAGGCCATAGAAAAGGTAGGGCGCCTTGGGCAGTAGAGGAAATAATACTTCCAGAGGAGGACAAGAGTTTTCTCTGCGGCAATACTTGCGGAGGTGACGTATTAACAGACTTGTTTGACGGAGCAAAAACTAGAATTTACTTTGTGAACGATGTTATTTATTCTCTTGGTCAAGTTAAAGGAGAAGTTCAGATTTATAAAATAAGTGATAAGGCAGAGCAAATAACTGAAGGTAAAATAGTAGTTAGAGGTTTTGATGTTAATACCAAGGAAGATATAGCGTATTTTTACACGACTCCCACTAAACCTTCGATTCTTCATTATAAGGAGGATTATGACCCTAATCCTGGAGTAGAAGGAATAGAACCGCAGGAGATTAATGACGAAATACAAGGTTGGGCTATAATTACTAATCCAGATAATCCAACGATTTTGTTTATCCATGGTGGGCCTCACGCTGCTTACGGCTATGGATATTTTATAGAGTTTCAATTCTTTGCATCTAATGGATTTAACATAGTATATTGCAATCCTAGGGGAAGTCAAGGCTATGGAGAAGATTTTGCGAAGGCGTGTGTAGGAGACTGGGGTGGGAAAGATATGCAGGATATAATCAATTTTACTAAAAAAGTAATTGAAAAATATAACCTTAAAGGAAAATTGGGCGTTACTGGAGGTTCTTATGGCGGATATATGACAAACTGGATAGTTACTCAGACAGATATGTTTTCTGCAGCAATTGCTGAAAGGAGTATATCCAACTTAGTTAGCATGTGTGGGACTAGTGATATAGGCTTTTGGTTTAATGCAATAGAGGCAGGAATTGATGATCCTTGGAAGCAGGAAAATATTGAGAAATTAATGAGAATGTCTCCAATTTATTATGTTAAGAACGTAAAGACGCCAACCATGTTAATCCACGGTGAAGAAGACTATAGATGTCCAATAGAGCAAGCAGAACAGTTCTTTATGGCATTGAAAATGAACGGAGTCCCTACAGTATTAGAAAGGTATCCTGGTGATTCTCATGAGCACGCTAGGAGAGGAAAACCTAAAAATATGATTGATAGGCTTTATAAGAAAATATGGTGGTTTACTAAATATTTAAAATGA
- a CDS encoding DEAD/DEAH box helicase: MSNFVKLDIKALDSYQPLMVISPTGSGKTFSVIKYALKQNVYNKVVFAMPTKAAIREVYTKLSLFTNYVGRDDSDARLEDSFNAEEVWRKKIIVTSYERLLQQMISYPSLFSNSLLVIDEAHLLLSEGRNCTLQELLAYYKFFREKFGGKINIILLSATMPDVDSLSEYLEAKVICNDKRPVNIDVKIVRVSQKRSENYYLNKAIEFINYVKKGELKLENYKQILVYTNTRRSAEEISKLIEKELHVSAVFHHAGLPIEVRKKIEDDMRSENNQYKVIVSTDTLALSINTNVDVVVVLALKRFAALRTYVEPSTVAQVIGRAGRPGYSEKGLALIFAEPDEVKIVNKALKKDFGRVPEPLDYPQTVLRWIYSGLDPLLLARYGYRYSPSKIKDSLSFLENIGAIQKGKVTPLGKVFAYEMVPKKGMNLLKLIIKFDKKGNPLARALYYSFIYSFFVDEYFSRKVNEGEILRKGNSIFLDLVKSLRGSFGKYTYFTVGESLEPSTWFYYSLTVPQVISTDDIAESIRKSSEIIYNLSTYSLISEDLSKPSYFIMRLMRSYRRVIRGGKKGEEIVDFIRFCFSNYQELSKSKDEFFDTQWIRNA, translated from the coding sequence ATGAGCAATTTTGTTAAGCTTGATATTAAGGCTTTAGACTCTTACCAGCCATTAATGGTTATATCCCCTACTGGTTCAGGTAAAACTTTCTCTGTAATAAAGTACGCGTTAAAACAAAATGTTTATAATAAGGTAGTATTTGCAATGCCTACAAAGGCGGCTATTAGAGAAGTTTACACTAAACTTTCACTTTTTACTAATTACGTAGGAAGAGACGATAGTGATGCCAGACTCGAAGATAGTTTTAATGCGGAAGAAGTCTGGAGAAAGAAAATTATTGTAACTAGTTATGAAAGGCTTTTACAACAAATGATCTCTTATCCTTCTCTCTTTTCTAATTCGCTTTTAGTTATTGATGAAGCGCATTTGCTCCTCTCAGAAGGAAGAAATTGCACCCTTCAAGAGCTTTTAGCATATTATAAGTTCTTTAGGGAGAAATTTGGTGGTAAAATTAATATTATATTACTTAGCGCAACAATGCCAGATGTAGATTCGCTTTCCGAATATCTAGAGGCAAAGGTTATTTGTAACGATAAAAGGCCCGTAAATATAGACGTAAAAATAGTAAGAGTTTCTCAGAAGAGGAGTGAAAATTACTATTTAAATAAGGCAATAGAATTCATAAATTACGTTAAGAAAGGGGAACTTAAATTAGAAAATTATAAGCAAATACTAGTTTACACTAATACTAGGAGATCCGCAGAGGAAATATCTAAATTAATAGAGAAGGAACTTCATGTATCTGCAGTTTTTCATCATGCAGGTTTGCCGATAGAAGTTAGAAAAAAGATAGAGGACGACATGAGGAGTGAAAATAACCAGTACAAGGTAATAGTTTCAACCGACACTTTAGCTCTTAGTATAAATACTAACGTAGATGTAGTAGTAGTTTTAGCGTTAAAGAGATTCGCGGCTTTGAGAACTTACGTAGAACCGTCAACAGTTGCCCAAGTTATTGGAAGAGCCGGAAGGCCAGGTTATTCAGAAAAAGGTTTGGCTTTAATCTTTGCAGAACCTGATGAAGTAAAAATAGTTAATAAAGCGTTAAAAAAGGACTTTGGAAGGGTTCCAGAGCCCTTAGATTATCCACAAACAGTATTAAGGTGGATTTACAGCGGTTTAGATCCTTTGCTCTTGGCAAGATATGGATATAGGTATTCTCCTTCAAAGATAAAAGATTCCTTATCATTCCTTGAAAATATAGGTGCTATCCAGAAAGGTAAAGTAACTCCCCTAGGTAAAGTATTTGCTTATGAAATGGTTCCGAAGAAAGGTATGAATTTGCTTAAGCTAATAATAAAATTTGATAAAAAAGGAAATCCTCTAGCAAGGGCATTATACTACTCTTTTATATATTCCTTCTTCGTAGACGAATACTTTAGCAGAAAAGTTAATGAAGGAGAAATATTAAGAAAAGGTAATTCCATTTTCCTAGATTTAGTAAAATCCTTGAGGGGAAGTTTCGGTAAATATACATATTTTACTGTTGGAGAAAGCCTAGAGCCTTCAACTTGGTTTTATTATTCTTTAACTGTGCCACAAGTTATTTCAACCGACGATATTGCAGAAAGTATTAGGAAATCGTCTGAAATAATTTATAATCTTTCTACTTATTCTCTAATTAGCGAAGATTTGAGTAAGCCTTCATATTTTATTATGAGGCTTATGAGGTCTTATAGGAGAGTTATAAGAGGAGGAAAAAAGGGAGAAGAAATTGTCGATTTTATAAGATTCTGTTTTTCAAATTACCAAGAGCTCTCGAAATCTAAAGATGAATTCTTTGATACGCAATGGATTAGAAATGCTTAA
- a CDS encoding glycosyltransferase family 2 protein produces MDELTITEDVATSIRLHEEGYTSVYVVSQLIWYGEPPEDINAYLTRQSKWAFGYFQLERY; encoded by the coding sequence TTGGATGAATTAACCATAACAGAGGACGTTGCGACTTCAATAAGACTACACGAAGAAGGTTACACTTCAGTTTACGTTGTTTCACAGCTAATTTGGTACGGAGAACCTCCTGAGGATATAAACGCTTATTTAACACGACAATCAAAGTGGGCTTTTGGATATTTTCAACTTGAAAGATACTAA
- a CDS encoding 5-formyltetrahydrofolate cyclo-ligase — protein MDKEEIRQKIWKLMEETNIASFPRPVFGRIPNFKGSEKAAELLSTLPEFKKAEVIKVNPDSPQRKVRELVLSAGKKLLVPTPRLKGEFFLLYNVNPKLASTISGFTKLGKRISYKEIPTVDFIVVGSVAVTRSGDRVGKGEGYSELEYAILRELGKVNEKTPVATTVHSIQIVDEIPSQPFDVPVDIIVTEKEIIRTKPNREKPKGIYMEYLTKEKIEETPYLKYYLMETGRLK, from the coding sequence ATGGATAAGGAAGAAATTAGACAAAAGATTTGGAAACTAATGGAAGAAACTAACATAGCATCTTTTCCTAGGCCAGTTTTCGGTAGGATTCCTAACTTTAAAGGTTCAGAAAAAGCGGCTGAGCTTCTTTCTACGCTTCCAGAATTTAAAAAAGCTGAAGTAATTAAAGTGAATCCAGACTCTCCGCAAAGAAAAGTAAGGGAGTTAGTTCTATCAGCCGGTAAAAAGTTATTAGTTCCGACGCCTAGGCTTAAAGGAGAATTTTTCTTACTTTATAATGTTAATCCTAAGCTAGCGTCCACTATTTCAGGATTTACCAAATTGGGCAAAAGAATTAGTTATAAGGAAATTCCTACAGTAGATTTTATAGTAGTAGGTTCGGTTGCCGTAACTAGATCAGGAGATAGGGTAGGAAAAGGAGAAGGTTATAGCGAATTGGAATACGCGATATTAAGGGAACTTGGTAAGGTTAATGAAAAAACACCAGTAGCTACAACAGTTCACTCTATACAAATAGTTGATGAAATACCTTCACAACCTTTTGATGTTCCCGTTGATATAATTGTGACTGAAAAGGAAATTATAAGGACTAAGCCTAATAGAGAGAAACCAAAGGGAATTTACATGGAGTATTTAACCAAGGAGAAAATAGAAGAAACTCCATACTTAAAATATTATTTAATGGAGACAGGTAGATTAAAATGA
- a CDS encoding hydantoinase/oxoprolinase family protein, whose product MIVAVDVGGTFTDIVGIDENGKITIYKGLTTPKSPEIGVYEGLKKGNFHDVKEIIHATTIATNAILGQINLELPEVALLTTKGFKDVIEIGRQNRPELYNPFFDKPAPLVPRDKRYEINERVNAEGKIIQRVNEEEVDNLIKSIKADAIAISFLHSYINPDNEKIVAQIARKYFKYVSVSHEIAPEPREYERTSTTVLNAKLMPIVSRYLEALESLLMDFSSPPIFIMASSGGLIDKEEASRRPVQIIESGPAAGVVGVAYFSELLNIKNAISFDMGGTTAKAGTVVDHKIEITTEYEVGGKAHHGRVIKGSGYPVRFPFVDLSEVSAGGGTIIWKDSAGGLRVGPLSAGADPGPISYARGGKDPTLTDANVALGRVESLLSGEMKLDKEGAIKGLNRLGDYVEIANEAIKLANMEMGRAIRLVTVERGLDPEDFTLFAYGGAGPQYAIDLAEEMGISTVVIPPYPGLFSALGMLFADKKYEARKSYPKDLEKDFEELEAKVKGKYYLRYADVRYEGQGWEITIPVSDVKKIKEDFESIHKKIYGFTLDRDIEITTIRVFGIIPSYKVTLPKPKTEGKPSVKFRKVYFEEWIETPIYNREELPSNYEIEGPAIIEEYSSTIVIKPNWKAIVDDNGFIKISKV is encoded by the coding sequence ATGATAGTAGCTGTAGATGTGGGAGGTACATTTACTGATATAGTTGGAATAGATGAAAATGGTAAAATTACTATTTATAAAGGATTAACTACTCCTAAATCCCCAGAGATAGGCGTATACGAAGGATTAAAAAAGGGAAATTTTCACGACGTGAAAGAGATAATACATGCAACAACTATAGCAACAAATGCAATTTTAGGACAAATTAACTTGGAGCTTCCAGAAGTTGCTTTACTTACTACTAAGGGATTTAAGGACGTTATAGAGATTGGAAGGCAAAATAGGCCAGAGCTCTATAATCCATTTTTTGATAAACCTGCTCCCTTAGTGCCAAGGGATAAAAGATACGAAATAAATGAGAGAGTTAACGCTGAAGGAAAAATAATTCAAAGAGTTAATGAAGAAGAAGTAGATAACCTAATAAAATCTATCAAGGCAGACGCAATCGCTATCTCTTTTTTACATTCTTATATAAATCCAGATAACGAAAAGATAGTTGCACAGATAGCTAGGAAATACTTCAAATACGTTTCAGTATCTCATGAGATAGCTCCTGAACCTAGGGAATACGAAAGAACATCGACAACTGTATTAAACGCAAAATTAATGCCAATAGTAAGCAGATACTTGGAGGCTTTAGAATCTTTACTTATGGATTTTAGTTCGCCACCTATTTTTATTATGGCAAGTTCTGGAGGCTTAATAGATAAAGAAGAGGCATCAAGAAGACCAGTGCAAATAATAGAATCTGGACCTGCAGCAGGAGTAGTAGGTGTTGCTTACTTTTCTGAATTACTTAACATTAAAAATGCAATAAGCTTTGACATGGGCGGAACTACTGCAAAGGCAGGAACAGTTGTTGACCATAAAATAGAGATAACTACAGAATACGAGGTAGGAGGAAAAGCTCATCATGGTAGAGTGATTAAGGGTTCTGGATATCCTGTTAGATTTCCATTTGTAGACTTAAGTGAAGTTTCCGCAGGTGGAGGAACTATAATCTGGAAAGATAGTGCAGGAGGTTTAAGAGTTGGGCCTTTAAGTGCTGGCGCAGATCCTGGACCAATAAGTTATGCAAGGGGTGGAAAAGATCCTACATTGACTGACGCTAATGTAGCCCTAGGAAGAGTAGAATCTTTACTCTCAGGTGAAATGAAACTAGATAAAGAGGGAGCGATAAAGGGATTAAATAGATTAGGAGATTATGTTGAAATAGCTAACGAAGCAATAAAGCTAGCAAATATGGAAATGGGAAGGGCTATAAGACTTGTTACAGTTGAGAGAGGTCTTGATCCCGAAGATTTTACTCTATTTGCATATGGGGGAGCAGGACCTCAATACGCTATTGACCTCGCAGAAGAGATGGGAATTTCTACAGTAGTGATTCCTCCATATCCTGGACTTTTTTCTGCTTTAGGAATGTTATTTGCTGATAAAAAATATGAAGCGAGAAAGTCGTATCCTAAGGATCTCGAGAAAGATTTCGAAGAGTTGGAAGCTAAGGTGAAAGGAAAATATTACTTAAGATATGCTGACGTAAGGTATGAAGGACAAGGATGGGAAATTACGATCCCAGTAAGTGATGTAAAAAAGATTAAGGAAGATTTTGAAAGTATACATAAGAAAATTTATGGCTTCACTTTAGATAGAGATATAGAAATTACGACGATTAGAGTATTTGGAATAATTCCTTCTTATAAGGTAACATTACCTAAACCTAAAACAGAAGGCAAACCTAGCGTAAAATTTAGGAAGGTTTACTTTGAAGAATGGATTGAAACTCCTATATATAATAGAGAAGAGCTTCCTAGCAATTACGAAATAGAAGGTCCAGCAATTATTGAAGAATATAGCTCAACAATCGTAATAAAGCCGAATTGGAAAGCGATAGTAGATGATAACGGATTTATAAAGATTTCAAAGGTGTAA